One Micromonospora sp. WMMD812 genomic window carries:
- a CDS encoding MFS transporter encodes MRTYSDLFAVHEFRNLFLANCAGIAAHTTSSLALGSLTYAATGSALLTALSMFGAPLASVLGSLTLLSAADSLPPRRALTLAALVALAGAALQVVPGLPLGVRFAVILLVAYAGSVTGGARWALINDILPAGAYVLGRSTMNVSVGVMQIAGFGAGGLLLVWLSPYQVFLVATVLRAVAVAVTWFGLRERPARTGQPTSTARTLRINRELWADPGRRSLYLNLWLPSGLVVGCEALFLPYAGDRAGFLFAAGALGMLAGDVLVGRFLSPVARQRCVLPLRLLLPVPYLAFLLGPGLPLAMLLALVASFGFAVSLPLQEQLIAHSPPDASGQVLGLQQNGMLTGQAVFAALAGAVADLMPTHRAVAVLAGLSLVTTLLLTRGLRHTRPAPAPAHAIQPTGSAR; translated from the coding sequence GTGAGGACGTACTCGGATCTGTTCGCCGTCCACGAATTCCGCAACCTCTTCCTGGCCAACTGCGCCGGCATCGCCGCACACACCACCTCGTCGCTGGCCCTCGGCTCGCTGACCTACGCCGCGACCGGTTCGGCCCTGCTCACCGCGCTGAGTATGTTCGGGGCGCCGCTGGCCAGCGTGCTGGGCAGCCTGACCCTGCTCTCCGCCGCGGACAGCCTTCCGCCGCGCCGCGCGTTGACCCTCGCCGCGCTGGTCGCCCTCGCCGGGGCGGCGCTGCAGGTCGTACCGGGGCTGCCGCTGGGCGTCCGGTTCGCCGTCATCCTGCTCGTCGCCTACGCGGGGTCGGTCACCGGCGGCGCCCGGTGGGCGCTGATCAACGACATCCTGCCCGCCGGCGCGTACGTGCTGGGCCGCTCCACGATGAACGTCAGCGTGGGCGTCATGCAGATCGCCGGCTTCGGAGCGGGCGGTCTGCTGCTGGTCTGGCTGAGCCCGTACCAGGTGTTCCTCGTCGCCACCGTGCTGCGGGCCGTGGCGGTGGCGGTGACCTGGTTCGGCCTGCGGGAGCGCCCGGCCCGGACCGGGCAGCCCACGTCGACGGCTCGGACCCTGCGGATCAACCGCGAGCTGTGGGCGGATCCGGGACGGCGGTCGCTCTACCTCAACCTGTGGCTGCCCAGCGGTCTGGTCGTCGGCTGCGAGGCGCTGTTCCTGCCGTACGCGGGCGACCGGGCGGGTTTCCTCTTCGCCGCCGGCGCCCTCGGCATGCTCGCCGGTGACGTGCTCGTGGGGCGGTTCCTGTCCCCGGTGGCGCGCCAGCGGTGCGTCCTGCCGCTGCGGCTCCTGCTACCCGTGCCGTACCTCGCCTTCCTGCTCGGCCCGGGATTGCCCCTGGCGATGCTCCTCGCCCTGGTCGCCTCGTTCGGCTTCGCGGTCTCGCTGCCGCTGCAGGAGCAGTTGATCGCGCACTCTCCGCCGGACGCTAGTGGTCAGGTGCTCGGCCTGCAACAGAACGGGATGCTCACCGGCCAGGCGGTGTTCGCGGCCCTGGCCGGGGCGGTCGCGGACCTGATGCCGACACACCGGGCGGTCGCGGTGCTGGCCGGCCTGTCGCTGGTCACGACGCTGCTGCTCACCCGGGGTCTGCGCCACACCCGGCCGGCGCCGGCACCGGCGCACGCCATCCAGCCAACCGGATCCGCGCGATGA